The following are encoded together in the Corticium candelabrum chromosome 1, ooCorCand1.1, whole genome shotgun sequence genome:
- the LOC134180836 gene encoding mediator of RNA polymerase II transcription subunit 19-like: MSMARQDGLTSVLEPSRQSEASPVFLRGPKDVLEVDQVKETSMEETDEERIGGIAKPVVAPLVDDEGPFCLFRPLVEGNTEGASATTSSPAQGDLQQLLHSFSSGAVLQGKKMKSSLSSFLPTIPGDVDNPGVGDTSLLTLVHNPPIGGKELVNLSPHLLLGFRLRPGPIPEQFRTAFHEKPKKKKRKKPKFPSLEQQNKTESSMLAPADARRDGLTAPPTNAGLLGSIGTTKSIPVPNMASVSSVLPVAQNGTDVTQQVTKKPKKRKHEDGERDKDKRKKKKDKKKKKDKHQSPHPEGSGHAFRDNMKAL, translated from the exons ATGTCTATGGCGAGACAGGACGGATTGACAAGCGTTTTAGAACCGTCTCGTCAGTCCGAGGCATCGCCTGTTTTTCTCCGGGGACCTAAAGATGTCTTGGAAGTAGACCAAGTGAAGGAGACGTCCATGGAAGAAACAGACGAGGAGAGAATTGGAGGAATAGCAAAACCTGTTGTTGCGCCACTAGTCGACGACGAGGGACCGTTCTGCTTGTTTCGTCCGCTAG TAGAGGGAAATACCGAGGGGGCGTCGGCTACAACCAGCAGTCCCGCTCAGGGTGACTTACAGCAATTGTTACACAGTTTCTCCTCTGGCGCCGTTCTGCAAGGGAAGAAAATGAAAAGCTCACTGAGTTCATTCCTACCGACTATACCAG GCGACGTTGATAATCCAGGAGTCGGAGACACGAG TTTGTTGACACTTGTTCATAACCCTCCTATTGGAGGAAAAGAGCTTGTAAATCTGTCTCCTCATCTGCTGCTTGGCTTTCGACTTCGTCCTGGACCT ATTCCTGAGCAATTTCGAACTGCATTTCATGAGAAGCCTAAGAAGAAGAAGCGGAAAAAACCAAAATTTCCTTCATTAGAACAACAGAATAAGACAGAGTCGAGCATGCTTGCACCTGCAGATGCCAGAAGGGATGGTTTGACTGCGCCACCCACAAATGCAGGATTGCTAGGGTCAATAGGAACTACGAAATCCATACCTGTTCCTAACATGGCATCTGTATCATCAG TATTACCAGTTGCACAAAATGGAACAGACGTAACACAGCAAGTCACCAAGAAACCAAAGAAG AGAAAACATGAGGATGGTGAACGAGACAAGGacaagaggaagaagaagaaagacaaaaagaaaaagaaagataAG CATCAATCACCTCACCCTGAAGGTAGCGGACACGCGTTTAGAGATAATATGAAAGCATTATGA